One stretch of Desulfocurvus vexinensis DSM 17965 DNA includes these proteins:
- a CDS encoding HyaD/HybD family hydrogenase maturation endopeptidase: MADPQKNILVLGVGNILLRDEGVGVRVVERLEREYEFSDNVRLMDGGVRGMILMDPIIAADHVVVIDAVVNGHPPGTLYRLEGDDLRLSVAFKNSVHDMDLLETMCCCELISGKRPSATIIGIEPKDYQSDPLVALSPEIEDRIPELMERALAEIRAAGGTCVPRNDN; this comes from the coding sequence GTGGCCGATCCGCAAAAGAATATCCTGGTGCTTGGCGTGGGCAACATCCTCTTGCGCGACGAGGGCGTCGGCGTGCGGGTGGTCGAGCGCCTGGAGCGCGAGTACGAATTTTCCGACAACGTGCGCCTCATGGACGGCGGAGTGCGCGGGATGATCCTCATGGACCCGATCATCGCCGCCGACCACGTGGTGGTCATCGACGCCGTGGTCAACGGCCACCCGCCGGGCACCCTCTACCGCCTGGAAGGCGACGACCTGCGCCTGTCCGTGGCCTTCAAGAACTCCGTGCACGACATGGACCTGCTCGAGACCATGTGCTGCTGCGAGCTGATTTCCGGCAAGCGCCCCAGCGCGACCATTATCGGCATCGAGCCCAAGGACTACCAGTCCGACCCCCTGGTGGCCCTGAGCCCGGAAATCGAGGACAGGATTCCCGAACTGATGGAGCGCGCCCTGGCGGAGATCAGGGCCGCAGGGGGCACCTGCGTGCCCCGCAACGACAACTAG